A genomic segment from Sphingopyxis sp. DBS4 encodes:
- the argC gene encoding N-acetyl-gamma-glutamyl-phosphate reductase, translated as MTQTVFIDGAAGTTGLEIAERLAGRTEFSLITLDEARRKDAAARTEALNDADFVILCLPDAAAVEATAMIANERTRVIDASTAHRVAPDWAYGFPELKAGQRAAIATAKRVSNPGCYPTGFLALVAPLVAAGIVARDARLSVNAVSGYSGGGKELIARFEADADIGFRSYGLTLAHKHVPEMRDHAGLIHPPLFAPAVVPVFRGMLVEVPLAFDHAVADAAFDALAAHFEGSPLISVRSAGDESELLLRKSDVATDRMELMLYADPSASQLRLVARLDNLGKGASGACVQNLNIMAGLDETAGLRL; from the coding sequence ATGACACAGACGGTTTTCATCGACGGCGCGGCGGGGACGACGGGCCTCGAAATCGCCGAGCGGCTGGCCGGCCGGACCGAATTTTCGCTGATCACGCTCGACGAGGCGCGCCGCAAGGATGCCGCCGCGCGCACCGAGGCGCTGAACGACGCCGATTTCGTCATCCTCTGCCTGCCCGACGCCGCGGCGGTCGAGGCGACGGCGATGATCGCGAACGAGCGGACGCGGGTGATCGACGCCTCGACCGCGCACCGCGTCGCGCCCGATTGGGCCTATGGTTTTCCCGAACTCAAGGCGGGCCAGCGTGCAGCGATCGCGACGGCGAAGCGCGTCAGCAATCCCGGCTGCTACCCGACCGGCTTTCTCGCGCTCGTCGCGCCGCTCGTCGCGGCGGGCATCGTCGCGCGCGACGCGCGGCTCAGCGTCAACGCGGTCTCGGGCTATTCGGGCGGCGGCAAGGAACTGATCGCGCGCTTCGAGGCCGACGCGGACATCGGCTTTCGCAGCTATGGCCTGACTCTTGCGCACAAGCATGTGCCCGAAATGCGCGACCATGCCGGCCTGATCCATCCGCCGCTCTTCGCCCCCGCGGTCGTTCCCGTCTTTCGCGGCATGCTCGTCGAGGTGCCGCTCGCCTTCGATCACGCGGTTGCGGACGCCGCCTTCGATGCCCTCGCGGCGCATTTCGAGGGATCGCCGCTGATCAGCGTCCGCAGCGCGGGCGATGAAAGCGAACTGCTGCTCCGCAAGAGCGACGTCGCGACCGACCGGATGGAGTTGATGCTCTATGCCGACCCAAGCGCCAGCCAGCTCCGCCTTGTCGCGCGGCTGGATAATCTGGGCAAGGGCGCGAGCGGCGCGTGCGTCCAGAATCTCAATATCATGGCGGGGCTGGACGAAACGGCGGGCCTGCGGCTGTAA
- a CDS encoding C40 family peptidase — protein sequence MTANSGDYLAANRVRMGRPGVAGHGRDRFGLTGTSQAFDPRTVAIRPDLADIAVAGTHFAPHYAAPMMMSGVLPAAAMRASPSLDAEQTSELLFGEGFALLDLTGGWAWGYSLADHYVGYLAAEALGAPIAPTHRVAMIEAMLHSAPDAASGGPAVLPRGALVMGQAEGEWLKTAHGYLPLAALVEAGRAEDDPAAVAESMAGTPYLWGGRTANGIDCSGLVQLAWASAGIRLPRDSDLQLAALGADKDVAPADLARGDLVFFPGHVGIMADPGTLIHASRRWMEVRTEPLADVVARFAEEGHQPPVSGMKRLR from the coding sequence GTGACAGCGAATAGTGGCGATTATCTGGCGGCGAACCGCGTGCGGATGGGGCGCCCCGGCGTCGCCGGGCATGGCCGCGACCGTTTCGGGCTGACCGGCACGTCGCAGGCGTTCGACCCGCGCACCGTCGCGATCCGTCCCGACCTCGCCGACATCGCGGTCGCCGGCACCCATTTCGCGCCGCACTATGCCGCGCCGATGATGATGAGCGGCGTGCTGCCCGCCGCGGCGATGCGCGCCTCGCCTTCGCTCGACGCCGAGCAGACAAGCGAATTGCTGTTCGGCGAAGGCTTCGCGCTGCTCGACCTCACCGGCGGCTGGGCGTGGGGTTACAGCCTCGCCGACCATTATGTCGGCTATCTGGCCGCCGAAGCGCTCGGCGCGCCGATTGCGCCGACGCACCGCGTCGCGATGATCGAGGCGATGCTCCACTCGGCGCCCGATGCCGCGAGCGGCGGCCCCGCCGTCCTGCCGCGCGGCGCGCTGGTAATGGGTCAAGCCGAGGGCGAATGGCTCAAGACCGCGCACGGCTACCTCCCCCTCGCCGCGCTCGTCGAAGCAGGCCGCGCCGAGGACGATCCCGCCGCGGTGGCCGAAAGCATGGCGGGCACGCCCTATCTGTGGGGCGGGCGCACCGCGAACGGCATCGACTGCTCGGGGCTCGTCCAGCTTGCCTGGGCCTCGGCGGGCATCCGGCTGCCGCGCGACAGCGATCTTCAGCTTGCCGCGCTCGGCGCTGACAAGGACGTCGCGCCCGCCGACCTTGCGCGCGGCGACCTCGTCTTCTTTCCCGGTCATGTCGGCATCATGGCCGATCCGGGCACGCTCATCCACGCCAGCCGACGATGGATGGAGGTCAGGACCGAGCCGCTCGCCGACGTCGTCGCGCGCTTTGCGGAAGAAGGACATCAGCCGCCGGTGAGCGGCATGAAGAGATTGCGATAG
- a CDS encoding UbiA family prenyltransferase, with translation MAGSAPIHDNSAAPAAAIDGASSNAVPLFVDVDGTLTRADISLESLVRVARKGFVACFAVMLWLLRGRAMAKAMAARRDPLDPASLPYRADVLELIAQARAAGRPVILASASHWRNIHRIAGYLGLVDGIIATRGRANLKGEAKLAAIRSRVGQHGAFDYVGDSRADNCLWSAARQGWSVRHVPTGSAVERLGEPSMSLARAAMKAVRPHQWAKNALVLVPAFTSGLFMEPRVLLAAAAAAGLMSLIASSIYLVNDLLDMDADRAHRTKKHRPLANGDLSIPVALGLSLLLGSAGLGGGWLLGGVELTLWLLAYMAITTAYSFRLKSVMVGDAIVLATLYTIRILIGGVAIGVALSFWLLLFSVFLFLSLAYLKRYIEMRDSIAPDRLLSGRGYVGSDLDVVMMSGVASGMVAILVLALFAHDPDTARHYAAPQLLWLLCLPLLYWINRLWMMARRGEVDGDPVAFAIRDRRSIAVGAAMAAIFLAALYGPAAAGIAAA, from the coding sequence ATGGCTGGTTCTGCCCCTATCCATGACAACAGCGCCGCGCCGGCGGCGGCGATCGATGGCGCGTCGAGCAATGCCGTGCCTCTATTCGTCGACGTCGACGGCACGCTGACGCGCGCCGACATATCGCTGGAAAGCCTGGTTCGGGTCGCGCGAAAGGGCTTCGTCGCTTGCTTTGCGGTGATGCTCTGGCTGTTGCGGGGGCGGGCCATGGCAAAGGCAATGGCGGCGCGGCGCGATCCCCTCGATCCCGCGAGCCTTCCCTACCGCGCGGACGTGCTGGAATTGATCGCACAGGCACGCGCCGCGGGTCGCCCCGTCATTCTCGCCAGTGCCAGCCATTGGCGCAACATCCATCGCATCGCCGGGTATCTTGGCCTTGTGGACGGGATCATCGCGACACGGGGGCGAGCCAATTTGAAAGGCGAGGCCAAGCTCGCGGCCATCCGCTCGCGCGTCGGTCAGCACGGCGCCTTCGACTATGTGGGCGATAGCCGGGCGGACAACTGCCTCTGGAGCGCCGCGAGGCAAGGCTGGTCGGTCCGACATGTGCCGACGGGATCGGCCGTCGAGCGGCTGGGCGAACCATCCATGAGCCTTGCGCGCGCCGCGATGAAGGCGGTGCGACCGCACCAATGGGCCAAGAATGCGCTGGTGCTGGTTCCGGCTTTCACTTCGGGGCTGTTCATGGAACCCCGCGTGCTGCTGGCGGCGGCCGCGGCGGCGGGACTGATGTCGCTCATCGCTTCGTCGATCTATCTGGTCAACGACCTGCTCGACATGGACGCCGATCGCGCGCATCGCACCAAGAAGCATCGTCCGCTCGCGAACGGCGATCTTTCGATTCCGGTCGCGCTGGGACTGTCGCTGTTGCTCGGCTCGGCGGGGCTGGGCGGCGGGTGGCTGCTGGGCGGCGTCGAACTGACGCTATGGCTTCTGGCCTATATGGCGATCACCACGGCCTATTCCTTCCGGCTGAAATCCGTCATGGTCGGCGACGCCATCGTCCTCGCCACCCTCTATACCATTCGTATCCTGATCGGCGGTGTCGCAATAGGCGTGGCGCTCAGCTTCTGGTTGCTGCTGTTCTCGGTTTTCCTATTCCTCAGCCTCGCCTATCTGAAGCGCTACATCGAGATGCGCGATTCGATCGCCCCCGACCGGCTGCTGAGCGGGCGCGGCTATGTCGGCAGCGATCTCGACGTGGTGATGATGTCGGGCGTCGCGTCGGGGATGGTCGCGATACTGGTCCTGGCTCTGTTCGCGCACGACCCGGACACCGCGCGCCACTATGCCGCGCCCCAATTGCTGTGGCTGCTGTGCCTGCCGCTGCTCTATTGGATCAACCGCCTTTGGATGATGGCCCGGCGCGGGGAAGTGGACGGTGATCCTGTCGCCTTTGCGATCCGGGACAGGCGCAGCATTGCCGTGGGGGCGGCGATGGCGGCCATTTTCCTTGCAGCGCTTTATGGCCCGGCCGCGGCCGGGATCGCGGCAGCTTGA
- a CDS encoding inorganic phosphate transporter yields the protein MHELAFPLLAGLILLALAFDFLNGLHDAANSIATVVATRLLRPVQAVLFAAFFNFAAYFLSLAFPALHKVAETIGAGLIDKDLVTPAVVFGALVGAMFWNVVTWLKGIPSSSSHALVGGIVGAGVAHAGFEGIQWTGLNKTVIAIFLSPMLGMLLAMLVMLLSSWALRRATAKFAESSFRFLHLFSSAAYSLSHGLNDAQKTMGVITVLLYSTGYMTGEFHVPHWVAISCYIAIGMGTLSGGWKIIETMGGRITKLSHHQGFAASTGGSIVVFTASLLGIPVSTTHTITGAIIGAGVARRASAVRWGVASNVVVAWFITIPASAVVAAIFYSLTRLF from the coding sequence ATGCACGAACTCGCTTTTCCCCTGCTCGCCGGCCTGATCCTGCTCGCGCTGGCGTTCGATTTCCTGAATGGCCTGCACGATGCGGCGAACAGCATCGCGACCGTCGTCGCGACGCGGCTGCTGCGGCCGGTGCAGGCGGTGCTCTTCGCGGCCTTCTTCAACTTCGCGGCATATTTCCTCAGCCTCGCCTTTCCGGCGCTGCACAAGGTGGCGGAAACGATCGGCGCCGGGCTGATCGACAAGGATCTGGTGACGCCCGCGGTCGTGTTCGGCGCGTTGGTCGGCGCGATGTTCTGGAATGTCGTGACCTGGCTCAAGGGCATTCCCTCCTCGTCGAGCCACGCGCTCGTCGGCGGCATCGTCGGCGCCGGGGTCGCGCATGCCGGGTTCGAGGGTATCCAGTGGACGGGCCTCAACAAGACGGTCATCGCGATCTTCCTCTCGCCGATGCTCGGGATGCTGCTCGCGATGCTGGTGATGCTGCTCAGCAGTTGGGCGCTGCGCCGCGCGACCGCGAAATTCGCCGAGAGCAGCTTTCGCTTCCTCCACCTCTTTTCCTCGGCCGCCTATTCGCTGAGCCACGGCCTCAACGATGCGCAGAAGACGATGGGGGTGATCACCGTCCTCCTCTATTCGACCGGCTATATGACCGGCGAATTCCATGTCCCGCACTGGGTCGCGATCTCCTGCTACATCGCGATCGGCATGGGGACGCTGTCGGGCGGGTGGAAGATCATCGAGACGATGGGCGGCCGCATCACCAAGCTGTCGCACCATCAGGGTTTCGCCGCCTCGACCGGCGGGTCGATCGTCGTGTTCACGGCCAGCCTGCTCGGCATCCCGGTGTCGACGACGCACACGATCACCGGCGCGATCATCGGCGCCGGCGTCGCCCGCCGTGCCAGCGCGGTGCGCTGGGGCGTCGCGAGCAACGTCGTCGTCGCCTGGTTCATCACCATCCCGGCGAGCGCGGTGGTGGCGGCGATCTTCTATTCGCTGACGCGCCTTTTCTGA
- a CDS encoding NAD(P)/FAD-dependent oxidoreductase, producing the protein MAGTASPVDQDVLIVGAGLSGIGMAAHLQMNCPDRSFALAERRANLGGTWDLFRYPGIRSDSDMHTLGFVFEPWRHEKSIADGPAILDYLNRIVDERGIRDKIRFNAKVIGADWDSAAARWTVTMENDKGAVTTTTARWLYLGSGYYDYDEPFDAEFAGREDFQGQIIHPQFWPKDLDYAGKKVVVIGSGATAVTIVPSMTEKGDGKGAAHVTMLQRTPTWYFIRPAKDAFANTLRKFLPEKLAYKITRFKNVRLQDIAFRRARERPEKVKEFLTKKLKDSLGDRYDAQAFTPPYNPWEQRLCLVPDADFFEAMKADKASVVTDHIERFDKTGIQLKSGKHLDADIIITATGLKLAVAGKIPVRVDGEAVAWNEHYYYKACMFSNIPNFSVVFGYLNASWTLRADIVSEYVCRVLNHMQQTGTDVATPVLADPNSLTEENIFDFSSGYIQRALHIMPKNADKLPWRLSQTYVQDRIDMRTGEIADGVLTFTKAGEAAKVMPAPAELEAAE; encoded by the coding sequence ATGGCAGGCACGGCGAGCCCTGTGGACCAGGACGTCCTGATCGTTGGCGCGGGCCTTTCGGGCATCGGCATGGCGGCGCATCTTCAGATGAACTGCCCCGATCGCAGTTTCGCTCTGGCCGAGCGGCGCGCCAATCTGGGCGGCACCTGGGATCTGTTCCGCTATCCCGGCATCCGCTCGGACAGCGACATGCACACGCTGGGCTTCGTCTTCGAACCGTGGAGGCATGAAAAGTCGATCGCCGACGGACCCGCGATCCTCGACTATCTGAACCGCATCGTCGACGAACGCGGCATTCGCGACAAGATCCGCTTCAATGCCAAGGTGATCGGTGCCGACTGGGACAGCGCGGCGGCGCGCTGGACGGTGACGATGGAGAACGACAAGGGCGCGGTGACGACGACGACCGCACGCTGGCTCTATCTCGGCTCGGGCTATTACGATTATGACGAGCCGTTCGACGCCGAATTCGCGGGGCGCGAAGATTTCCAAGGCCAGATCATCCATCCGCAATTCTGGCCGAAGGACCTTGATTACGCGGGCAAGAAGGTCGTCGTGATCGGATCGGGCGCCACCGCCGTGACGATCGTCCCCTCGATGACCGAAAAGGGCGACGGCAAGGGCGCGGCGCACGTCACGATGCTCCAACGCACCCCGACCTGGTATTTCATCCGCCCCGCGAAGGACGCTTTCGCGAACACGCTCCGCAAATTCCTGCCGGAGAAGCTTGCCTACAAGATCACGCGCTTCAAGAATGTCCGGCTCCAGGACATCGCCTTCCGCCGCGCGCGCGAAAGGCCCGAGAAGGTCAAGGAATTTCTGACCAAAAAGCTGAAGGACAGCCTCGGCGACCGCTATGACGCGCAGGCTTTCACGCCGCCCTACAACCCTTGGGAGCAGCGGCTCTGCCTCGTCCCCGACGCCGATTTCTTCGAGGCGATGAAGGCCGACAAGGCGTCGGTCGTCACCGACCATATCGAGCGTTTCGACAAGACGGGCATCCAGCTCAAGTCGGGCAAGCATCTCGACGCCGACATCATCATCACCGCCACCGGGCTGAAACTCGCGGTCGCGGGCAAGATTCCGGTGCGCGTCGACGGCGAAGCGGTCGCGTGGAACGAGCATTATTATTACAAGGCGTGCATGTTCTCGAACATCCCGAACTTTTCGGTCGTGTTCGGCTATCTGAACGCGAGCTGGACGCTACGCGCCGACATCGTGTCCGAATATGTCTGCCGCGTGCTCAACCACATGCAGCAGACCGGCACCGACGTCGCAACCCCGGTGCTCGCCGATCCGAACAGCCTGACCGAGGAAAATATCTTCGACTTCTCGTCGGGCTATATCCAGCGCGCCCTGCACATCATGCCGAAGAACGCCGACAAGCTGCCGTGGCGGCTCAGCCAGACTTATGTGCAGGACCGCATCGACATGCGGACCGGCGAGATCGCCGACGGCGTGCTGACCTTCACCAAGGCGGGCGAGGCCGCAAAGGTGATGCCGGCTCCAGCGGAATTGGAAGCGGCGGAGTAA
- a CDS encoding DUF47 family protein → MRQIAVLPYRFGGPDKDGPTEILLVTSRGTGRWVIPKGNPLTGLDRHASAAVEAEEEAGVIGAVCPTSIGSYEYRKRRANGAAIMYNVEVFPLAVTRELDEWKEMDERERRWFTLDQAADSVDEADLQAMIRSFGDGGFRAAARRSGVVYNVAQKTGVNRMFAWFQRLLPKQGNFFDMFEAHAATLSAGAEALARMMQGGEGIADHIQEIVEREHDADAITREVLQTVRRTFLTPFDRSAITDLIAAMDDAIDEMQKTAGAVDLYDVTQFEPEMRDIAGLIVDAARLTVEALPLLRNISANGARLHELTERLVRMEGHADEIHAAGLKRLFKEYGSSDTMRFLIARELFRHLERVTDSFEDVANEIDGLVIDHA, encoded by the coding sequence ATGCGGCAGATCGCGGTCCTTCCTTATCGATTCGGCGGCCCCGACAAGGACGGGCCGACCGAGATTTTGCTCGTCACTTCGCGCGGCACGGGGCGCTGGGTGATTCCGAAGGGCAATCCGCTCACCGGGCTCGACCGCCATGCCTCCGCCGCGGTGGAGGCCGAGGAAGAGGCCGGGGTGATCGGCGCGGTCTGCCCGACCTCGATCGGCAGCTATGAATATCGCAAGCGCCGCGCGAACGGCGCCGCGATCATGTACAATGTCGAGGTGTTTCCGCTCGCGGTGACGCGCGAACTCGACGAATGGAAGGAAATGGACGAGCGCGAGCGGCGCTGGTTCACGCTCGATCAGGCGGCGGACTCGGTCGACGAGGCCGATTTGCAGGCGATGATCCGTTCGTTCGGCGACGGGGGGTTCCGCGCCGCGGCGCGGCGGTCGGGCGTCGTCTATAATGTTGCCCAGAAAACGGGGGTCAATCGCATGTTTGCCTGGTTCCAGCGCCTGCTTCCCAAGCAGGGCAATTTCTTCGACATGTTCGAGGCCCATGCGGCGACGCTGTCGGCGGGAGCCGAGGCGCTGGCGCGGATGATGCAGGGCGGCGAGGGGATCGCCGACCATATCCAGGAGATCGTCGAGCGCGAACATGACGCCGACGCGATCACCCGCGAAGTGCTCCAGACGGTGCGCCGCACCTTCCTGACCCCGTTCGACCGCAGCGCGATCACCGACCTGATCGCGGCGATGGACGATGCGATCGACGAGATGCAGAAGACCGCAGGCGCGGTCGACCTTTACGACGTCACCCAGTTCGAGCCCGAGATGCGCGATATCGCGGGCCTGATCGTCGATGCCGCGCGGCTGACGGTCGAGGCGCTGCCGCTGCTGCGCAACATCTCCGCCAACGGCGCACGGCTGCACGAGCTGACCGAACGGCTGGTGCGGATGGAGGGCCACGCCGACGAAATCCACGCCGCGGGACTCAAGCGCCTGTTCAAGGAATATGGCTCGTCGGACACGATGCGCTTCCTGATCGCGCGCGAACTGTTCCGCCACCTCGAACGGGTCACCGACAGTTTCGAGGACGTCGCGAACGAAATCGACGGCCTGGTCATCGACCATGCCTGA
- a CDS encoding DUF3298 and DUF4163 domain-containing protein — protein MTTTFRHPIAALLLTSLPLINACSEKAQTPAEKAAAAAVPGAPPGGADDVAARQATASNVREANDLVEFAYSYPVEAARIPALAKWLDNDRAVKRDALVAEARRDRATAEKEGFPYHAHSHLQSWKRVTSTPRFLSLSSEIGTYMGGAHGMQGFDTLIWDRNHARRLKPLDLFTSPAAFDNAVKDDLCAGIERAKAARGVTWSREPGTPFADCPVPSAQTIWLGSSDGRYLDRLTIAIGPYEIGPYAEGSYKINLPMSAALVNALKREYQRDFLPIH, from the coding sequence ATGACGACGACATTCCGCCACCCGATCGCCGCGCTCCTTCTGACGAGCCTTCCCCTGATCAACGCCTGTTCGGAGAAAGCGCAAACCCCAGCGGAAAAGGCCGCGGCCGCCGCGGTTCCCGGCGCGCCGCCGGGCGGCGCCGACGATGTCGCGGCGCGGCAGGCGACGGCGTCGAACGTGCGCGAAGCGAATGATCTCGTCGAATTCGCCTATTCCTATCCGGTCGAAGCGGCGCGCATTCCGGCACTCGCCAAATGGCTCGACAATGATCGCGCGGTGAAGCGCGACGCGCTGGTCGCCGAGGCACGGCGCGACCGGGCGACGGCGGAGAAGGAGGGCTTTCCCTATCATGCGCACAGCCATTTGCAGAGCTGGAAGCGCGTCACCTCGACCCCGCGCTTCCTCAGCCTGTCGAGCGAGATCGGAACCTATATGGGCGGCGCGCACGGGATGCAGGGGTTCGACACGCTGATCTGGGACCGCAACCATGCGCGCCGGCTCAAGCCGCTCGACCTCTTCACCAGTCCCGCCGCCTTCGACAACGCCGTGAAGGACGATCTGTGCGCCGGCATCGAGCGCGCAAAGGCAGCGCGCGGCGTCACCTGGTCGCGCGAGCCCGGCACGCCTTTTGCGGATTGCCCGGTGCCGTCGGCGCAGACGATCTGGCTCGGCTCGTCGGACGGTCGCTATCTCGATCGCCTGACGATCGCGATCGGCCCTTATGAAATCGGCCCCTATGCCGAGGGCAGCTACAAGATCAACCTGCCGATGTCGGCGGCGTTGGTGAATGCGCTGAAGCGCGAATATCAGCGCGATTTCCTGCCGATACATTGA
- a CDS encoding DUF3008 family protein encodes MPAKSKAQQKAAGAALSAKRGDTPKSKLKGASKEMVDSMSEKQLEDFAKGSTKGKPEHAD; translated from the coding sequence ATGCCAGCCAAATCCAAAGCTCAGCAGAAAGCTGCCGGCGCTGCGCTTAGCGCCAAACGCGGCGACACCCCGAAATCGAAGCTGAAGGGCGCGTCGAAGGAGATGGTCGACAGCATGTCCGAAAAGCAGCTCGAGGACTTCGCCAAAGGCTCGACCAAGGGCAAGCCCGAGCACGCGGATTAG
- a CDS encoding M17 family metallopeptidase, giving the protein MTDYSDLIQPDKGQDARAIHVVDKTNYDEWLKGRNARERAHLAAVGFKPDAFVHAILPGDDPERWAVVTTVAKVDALSAWCLAKLAQILPEGRYRLEGQQPGKALFGWLSAQYRFDAYKSNPPVKGPRVLLTADVGAIAPTVAEMRGVALVRDLVNTPAADMGPAAIEKAAERIAKAHGGTLTVTKGEALEQGYPMIHAVGRAAAKHHAPRLIEIVWGKEDHPRIALVGKGISFDSGGLDIKPAAGMRLMKKDMGGAAHVLALAELVMASGLPVRLQCLVAAAENAISSDAFRPGDVLKSRKGLTVEIGNTDAEGRLVLGDALAKAGEDKPELIVDFATLTGAARVALGPDLPALYANDDALADDLLRGGTDRDDPLWRMPLWDGYADLLETDIADLGNAGNSSFAGSITAALFLKRFIPDDAAWAHFDTFAWRPSARPGRPKGGAALGLRAAWAMLQARYDRRGKGEAS; this is encoded by the coding sequence ATGACCGACTATTCCGACCTGATCCAGCCCGACAAGGGACAGGATGCCCGTGCGATCCATGTCGTCGACAAGACGAACTACGACGAATGGCTGAAAGGCCGCAACGCGCGCGAGCGCGCGCACCTCGCCGCGGTCGGGTTCAAGCCCGACGCGTTCGTCCACGCCATCCTGCCCGGCGACGATCCCGAGCGCTGGGCAGTGGTGACCACGGTGGCGAAAGTCGACGCGCTGTCGGCCTGGTGCCTCGCCAAGCTCGCGCAGATCCTGCCCGAAGGCCGTTACCGGCTCGAAGGGCAGCAGCCGGGCAAGGCGCTGTTCGGCTGGCTGAGCGCGCAATATCGCTTCGACGCCTATAAATCGAACCCGCCCGTCAAGGGCCCGCGCGTGCTGCTGACCGCCGACGTCGGCGCGATCGCACCGACGGTCGCGGAGATGCGCGGGGTCGCGCTCGTTCGCGACCTCGTCAACACGCCCGCCGCCGACATGGGGCCCGCGGCGATCGAGAAGGCGGCCGAGCGCATCGCCAAGGCGCACGGCGGCACGCTGACCGTCACCAAGGGCGAAGCGCTTGAACAGGGTTATCCGATGATCCACGCGGTCGGACGCGCCGCGGCGAAGCATCACGCGCCGCGGCTGATCGAGATCGTCTGGGGCAAGGAGGATCATCCGCGCATCGCACTGGTCGGCAAGGGGATCAGCTTCGACAGCGGCGGGCTCGACATCAAGCCCGCGGCGGGCATGCGTCTGATGAAGAAGGACATGGGGGGCGCCGCGCACGTCCTCGCACTCGCCGAACTGGTGATGGCGAGCGGGTTGCCGGTGCGGCTCCAATGCCTCGTCGCGGCCGCCGAGAACGCCATCTCCTCGGACGCTTTCCGCCCCGGCGACGTCCTCAAAAGCCGCAAGGGGCTGACGGTCGAGATCGGCAATACCGACGCCGAGGGCCGGCTCGTGCTCGGCGACGCGCTCGCAAAGGCGGGCGAGGACAAGCCCGAACTGATCGTCGATTTCGCGACGCTGACCGGCGCCGCGCGGGTCGCGCTCGGCCCCGACCTGCCCGCGCTCTATGCCAATGACGATGCCCTCGCCGACGATCTGCTGCGCGGCGGCACCGATCGCGACGACCCGCTGTGGCGGATGCCGCTGTGGGACGGTTATGCCGACCTGCTCGAAACCGACATCGCCGACCTCGGCAATGCGGGCAATTCGTCCTTCGCGGGATCGATCACCGCGGCGCTGTTCCTCAAACGCTTCATCCCCGACGATGCCGCCTGGGCGCATTTCGACACCTTCGCCTGGCGCCCTTCGGCCAGGCCCGGCCGGCCGAAGGGCGGCGCAGCGCTCGGCCTGCGCGCCGCCTGGGCGATGCTGCAAGCACGCTACGACCGCCGCGGCAAGGGCGAAGCGTCTTGA